A genome region from Brassica oleracea var. oleracea cultivar TO1000 chromosome C2, BOL, whole genome shotgun sequence includes the following:
- the LOC106327482 gene encoding chloride channel protein CLC-c, translating into MDDRSDDHDIEVEGGIHAYERKISGILDDGSVGFQQPLLARNRKNTTSQIAIVGANTCPIESLDYEIFENDLFKQDWRSRKKIEILQYTILKWALAFLIGLATGLVGFLNNLAVENIAGFKLLLTGNLMLKEKYFQAFFAFAGCNLILATAAGSLCAFIAPAAAGSGIPEVKAYLNGIDAYSILAPSTLFVKIFGSIFGVAAGFVVGKEGPMVHTGACIANLLGQGGSRKYKLTWKWLRFFKNDRDRRDLITCGAAAGVAAAFRAPVGGVLFALEEAASWWRSALLWRTFFTTAVVAVVLRTLIELCRSGKCGLFGKGGLIMFDVNSGPVLYSTPDLLAVVFLGVVGGVLGGLYNYLVDIVLRTYALINERGPGFKVMLVMAVSILSSCCAFGLPWISQCTPCPIGSEGKCPSVGRSGIYKSFQCPPNHYNDLSSLLLNTNDDAIRSLFTSRSENEFQISTLAMFFVFVYCLGIITYGIAIPSGLFIPVILAGASYGRLVGRLLGPVSQLDVGLFSLLGAASFLGGTMRMTVSLCVILLELTNNLLMLPLVMLVLLISKTVADCFNKGVYDQIVTMKGLPYMEDHAEPYMRNLVAKDVVAGPLLSFSRVEKVGVIWQALKMTSHNGFPVIDEPPFTEASELCGIALRSHLLVLLQGKRFSKQKTTFGSQILRSCKARDFAKAGLGKGLKIDDLVISDEEMEMYVDLHPITNTSPYTVLETLSLAKAAILFRQLGLRHLCVVPKTPGRPPIVGILTRHDFMPEHVLGLYPHIDPLK; encoded by the exons ATGGATGATCGAAGCGACGACCATGATATAGAGGTGGAAGGAGGCATCCACGCGTACGAAAGGAAGATATCTGGGATTCTAGATGATGGATCTGTCGGATTCCAACAGCCTCTGCTCGCGAGGAACCGAAAGAACACGACTTCCCAGATCGCAATTGTCGGAGCCAATACTTGTCCCATCGAAAGCCTTGATTACGA GATCTTTGAGAATGATCTTTTCAAGCAGGACTGGAGGTCTAGGAAGAAGATTGAGATACTTCAGTACACTATTCTCAAATGGGCGCTTGCTTTCCTTATCGGTTTAGCCACTGGCCTCGTCGGCTTTTTGAATAACCTTGCTGTTGAGAACATAGCTGGATTCAAACTCTTGCTCACCGGTAACCTCATGCTCAAGGAAAA ATACTTTCAGGCCTTCTTTGCATTCGCTGGTTGTAACTTGATCTTGGCGACTGCTGCTGGTTCTCTCTGTGCTTTCATTGCTCCGGCAGCAGCAGGATCTGGCATACCTGAGGTTAAAGCTTATCTCAATGGTATAGATGCTTATTCAATACTAGCTCCGAGCACCCTCTTCGTTAAG ATCTTTGGGTCAATATTTGGAGTTGCTGCCGGATTCGTAGTTGGAAAAGAAGGGCCTATGGTGCACACTGGTGCTTGCATTGCTAATTTACTTGGGCAAGGTGGTTCCAGAAAGTATAAATTGACATGGAAGTGGCTCAGGTTCTTCAAAAACGATAGAGACAGAAGAGACCTGATCACTTGCGGCGCTGCTGCTGGTGTGGCGGCTGCCTTCCGTGCTCCAGTCGGTGGTGTGCTTTTCGCCCTTGAAGAAGCTGCTTCTTG GTGGAGGAGTGCCCTTCTTTGGAGGACCTTCTTCACTACCGCAGTTGTAGCAGTAGTGTTACGAACTTTGATTGAGCTCTGCCGATCTGGCAAATGTGGACTGTTCGGTAAAGGAGGTCTTATCATGTTTGACGTAAACTCTGGACCAGTTCTTTACAGCACACCAGATCTTCTAGCGGTTGTCTTCCTTGGAGTTGTTGGTGGTGTGCTTGGAGGCCTTTACAACTACCTTGTCGACATTGTCCTCCGCACATATGCCTTAATCAACGA GAGAGGTCCGGGATTTAAAGTGATGCTTGTGATGGCGGTTTCAATTCTGAGCTCGTGCTGTGCATTTGGTCTTCCATGGATTTCACAGTGTACCCCTTGTCCTATTGGATCAGAGGGAAAGTGCCCAAGCGTGGGTCGATCCGGGATCTACAAGAGTTTCCAGTGTCCTCCAAACCATTACAATGACCTTTCCTCACTCCTTCTCAACACCAATGACGATGCAATCCGCAGTCTTTTCACGTCAAGGTCTGAGAATGAGTTCCAAATCTCCACCCTCGCCATGTTCTTTGTGTTTGTCTACTGCCTTGGCATCATAACATATGGCATAGCTATACCCTCTGGGCTTTTCATTCCCGTCATTCTCGCTGGAGCTTCTTATGGACGGCTGGTGGGTAGACTTCTGGGACCAGTATCTCAGCTTGATGTAGGTCTGTTTTCTCTGCTTGGAGCTGCTTCCTTCCTTGGAGGCACGATGAGAATGACGGTCTCTCTATGTGTTATTCTTCTCGAACTTACAAACAATCTCCTAATGCTGCCGTTGGTGATGCTTGTACTCTTGATCTCTAAAACCGTTGCCGATTGTTTCAACAAAGGGGTCTATGACCAGATTGTGACTATGAAAGGACTGCCTTACATGGAAGACCATGCAGAGCCCTACATGCGCAATTTGGTGGCAAAGGACGTTGTCGCTGGACCTTTGTTGTCCTTTTCACGAGTTGAGAAGGTTGGGGTGATATGGCAGGCTTTAAAGATGACGAGTCATAACGGCTTCCCTGTGATTGATGAGCCGCCTTTCACCGAAGCCTCTGAGCTGTGTGGGATCGCCTTGAGATCTCATCTCCTTGTGCTTCTCCAAGGAAAGAGATTCTCCAAGCAGAAAACGACATTTGGTTCTCAGATTCTTAGAAGTTGCAAGGCCCGTGACTTTGCGAAAGCAGGGTTGGGGAAAGGGCTCAAGATTGATGATTTGGTTATAAGTGATGAGGAGATGGAGATGTATGTTGATCTCCATCCCATCACTAACACTTCTCCTTACACTGTGCTTGAGACTTTGTCTCTAGCTAAAGCCGCTATTCTTTTCCGGCAACTTGGCCTTCGCCACTTGTGTGTGGTTCCCAAAACACCAGGG AGACCGCCTATTGTTGGGATACTTACAAGGCATGATTTCATGCCGGAACATGTCCTGGGGCTCTACCCTCACATTGATCCTCTCAAGTGA
- the LOC106326416 gene encoding uncharacterized protein LOC106326416 encodes MDLDGIISTKQTVNYESKTRAIHSNTPVSFSIRVREVELRFVRDGSVLRENLLKHRTIASPVIGLEIPPCFLAGEEICRGYVAKALSKTIIPTWIQPFILPQICKDAITEEGKRSGFMVEAQVGAVKQTYINNCIDVNDYNSGGLKIPTEPDCPICLQDFGPRSIITKLRCCDYNFHRDCILMWLGRKPSCPTCRDDIRNPRPKKFTPKIFLGR; translated from the coding sequence ATGGACCTGGACGGGATCATCTCAACGAAGCAGACTGTAAACTATGAATCGAAGACGCGTGCCATTCATTCCAATACTCCAGTATCATTCTCGATACGGGTCCGAGAAGTCGAACTGCGTTTTGTGCGGGATGGTAGCGTTCTTCGCGAAAATCTGTTAAAACACAGAACCATAGCTTCACCGGTTATTGGATTGGAGATCCCACCTTGTTTTCTTGCTGGTGAAGAAATTTGCAGAGGTTATGTTGCTAAGGCCTTGTCTAAGACAATCATACCCACCTGGATTCAACCGTTCATCCTTCCTCAAATCTGCAAAGACGCCATTACGGAGGAGGGCAAAAGAAGTGGTTTCATGGTTGAAGCTCAAGTTGGAGCAGTCAAACAAACATATATCAATAATTGTATTGATGTGAATGATTACAACTCTGGAGGTCTTAAAATACCAACCGAACCAGATTGTCCAATCTGCCTACAAGATTTTGGTCCTAGGAGCATCATCACCAAGTTGCGCTGCTGCGACTACAATTTTCACAGGGATTGTATTCTCATGTGGCTGGGCCGCAAGCCTTCATGTCCTACTTGTCGTGATGATATCCGCAACCCCCGACCAAAGAAATTTACCCCAAAGATATTTTTAGGCCGATAA
- the LOC106321729 gene encoding protein root UVB sensitive 6 isoform X1, with the protein MPLKHSSPDPISSSDSIRLLSRETLRISASLAAPPDDLLPQALPDSSQFLRSTLRLICCEEIDGRRWKYVAESDGSGKFKRNSVVRAVSLESPRTPFDVRQEVGSFLRSYVVPEGFPASVNESYVPYMTFRALKHFFGGAMGVFTTQTLLNSVGASRNSSASAAVAINWILKDGAGRVGKMLFARQGKKFDYDLKQLRFAGDLLMELGAAVELGTAAVPHLFLPLACAANVVKNVAAVTSTSTRTPIYKAFAKGENIGDVTAKGECVGNIADLMGTGFSILISKRNPSLVTTFGLLSCGYLLSSYQEVRSVVLHTLNRARFTVAVESFIKTGRVPSLQQGNIQEKIFTFPWVEDRPVMLGARFKDAFQDPCTYLAVKPFFDKERYMVTYSPTKGKVYALLKDQASSDDILKAAFHAHVLLHFMNQSKGGASKSVEQLDPPAFAPTEYELESRIAESCEIVSTSYGIFKSSAAEQGWRMSESLLNPGRARLCHMNDEEE; encoded by the exons ATGCCGCTCAAACATTCTTCGCCTGACCCCATATCCTCCTCCGACTCCATCCGCCTCCTCTCCCGCGAAACCCTCCGCATCAGCGCCTCCCTCGCCGCCCCTCCCGACGATCTCCTCCCACAGGCTCTCCCCGATTCTTCCCAATTTCTCCGCTCAACGCTGAGACTGATCTGCTGCGAGGAAATCGACGGCCGGAGATGGAAGTACGTGGCGGAGAGCGATGGCTCTGGGAAATTCAAGAGGAACTCTGTGGTTCGTGCTGTAAGCTTGGAGTCTCCTCGGACTCCTTTTGATGTACGCCAG GAAGTGGGTTCGTTTCTGAGATCTTACGTTGTACCTGAAGGCTTCCCTGCAAGTGTTAATGAGTCTTATGTTCCTTACATGACCTTTCGAGCTTTGAAG CATTTCTTTGGTGGAGCCATGGGTGTGTTTACCACTCAAACCCTTCTCAATTCTGTTGGAGCCTCACGGAACAGTTCTGCTTCTGCTGCTGTTGCAATTAATTGGATTCTCAAG GATGGTGCTGGGCGTGTTGGGAAAATGCTTTTTGCGCGTCAGGGAAAGAAATTTGATTATGATTTGAAACAG TTACGGTTTGCTGGTGATCTTTTGATGGAGCTGGGTGCTGCTGTGGAGTTAGGAACTGCTGCCGTTCCGCACCTTTTTCTTCCTCTAGCTTGTGCTGCTAATGTTGTTAAG AATGTTGCAGCAGTAACATCAACGTCTACTCGTACCCCCATCTATAAAGCCTTTGCTAAAGGAGAGAACATAGGAGACGTCACTGCTAAGGGAGAGTGTGTTGGTAATATTGCAGATCTG ATGGGAACTGGGTTTAGTATATTGATATCCAAAAGAAATCCTTCGTTGGTTACAACCTTTGGGCTTCTATCATGTGGCTATCTCTTGAGCTCATACCAAGAG GTTAGATCTGTGGTACTGCATACACTGAACCGTGCAAGATTTACAGTAGCAGTGGAATCCTTTATCAAGACGG GGCGGGTTCCCTCACTACAACAAGGTAATATCCAAGAAAAGATATTTACTTTCCCATGGGTGGAGGATCGACCGGTGATGCTTG GAGCTAGATTTAAGGATGCATTCCAAGACCCCTGCACCTATCTGGCAGTAAAGCCTTTTTTCGAT AAAGAAAGATACATGGTGACTTACAGCCCTACCAAGGGTAAAGTCTATGCACTGCTCAAGGACCAGGCCAGCTCAGATGACATTCTCAAAGCTGCATTTCAT GCACATGTGCTTCTTCATTTTATGAATCAATCAAAAGGTGGTGCCTCAAAATCGGTTGAGCAACTAGATCCTCCTGCTTTTGCTCCAACGGAATATGAGCTGGAGTCTCGGATTGCTGAGTCGTGTGAAATTGTGTCTACCTCGTATGGAATCTTCAAAAGCAGTGCTGCGGAACAG GGATGGAGAATGTCAGAATCTCTGCTAAACCCTGGCCGGGCTAGGTTATGTCATATGAATGATGAGGAGGAGTAA
- the LOC106321729 gene encoding protein root UVB sensitive 6 isoform X2 has product MPLKHSSPDPISSSDSIRLLSRETLRISASLAAPPDDLLPQALPDSSQFLRSTLRLICCEEIDGRRWKYVAESDGSGKFKRNSVVRAVSLESPRTPFDEVGSFLRSYVVPEGFPASVNESYVPYMTFRALKHFFGGAMGVFTTQTLLNSVGASRNSSASAAVAINWILKDGAGRVGKMLFARQGKKFDYDLKQLRFAGDLLMELGAAVELGTAAVPHLFLPLACAANVVKNVAAVTSTSTRTPIYKAFAKGENIGDVTAKGECVGNIADLMGTGFSILISKRNPSLVTTFGLLSCGYLLSSYQEVRSVVLHTLNRARFTVAVESFIKTGRVPSLQQGNIQEKIFTFPWVEDRPVMLGARFKDAFQDPCTYLAVKPFFDKERYMVTYSPTKGKVYALLKDQASSDDILKAAFHAHVLLHFMNQSKGGASKSVEQLDPPAFAPTEYELESRIAESCEIVSTSYGIFKSSAAEQGWRMSESLLNPGRARLCHMNDEEE; this is encoded by the exons ATGCCGCTCAAACATTCTTCGCCTGACCCCATATCCTCCTCCGACTCCATCCGCCTCCTCTCCCGCGAAACCCTCCGCATCAGCGCCTCCCTCGCCGCCCCTCCCGACGATCTCCTCCCACAGGCTCTCCCCGATTCTTCCCAATTTCTCCGCTCAACGCTGAGACTGATCTGCTGCGAGGAAATCGACGGCCGGAGATGGAAGTACGTGGCGGAGAGCGATGGCTCTGGGAAATTCAAGAGGAACTCTGTGGTTCGTGCTGTAAGCTTGGAGTCTCCTCGGACTCCTTTTGAT GAAGTGGGTTCGTTTCTGAGATCTTACGTTGTACCTGAAGGCTTCCCTGCAAGTGTTAATGAGTCTTATGTTCCTTACATGACCTTTCGAGCTTTGAAG CATTTCTTTGGTGGAGCCATGGGTGTGTTTACCACTCAAACCCTTCTCAATTCTGTTGGAGCCTCACGGAACAGTTCTGCTTCTGCTGCTGTTGCAATTAATTGGATTCTCAAG GATGGTGCTGGGCGTGTTGGGAAAATGCTTTTTGCGCGTCAGGGAAAGAAATTTGATTATGATTTGAAACAG TTACGGTTTGCTGGTGATCTTTTGATGGAGCTGGGTGCTGCTGTGGAGTTAGGAACTGCTGCCGTTCCGCACCTTTTTCTTCCTCTAGCTTGTGCTGCTAATGTTGTTAAG AATGTTGCAGCAGTAACATCAACGTCTACTCGTACCCCCATCTATAAAGCCTTTGCTAAAGGAGAGAACATAGGAGACGTCACTGCTAAGGGAGAGTGTGTTGGTAATATTGCAGATCTG ATGGGAACTGGGTTTAGTATATTGATATCCAAAAGAAATCCTTCGTTGGTTACAACCTTTGGGCTTCTATCATGTGGCTATCTCTTGAGCTCATACCAAGAG GTTAGATCTGTGGTACTGCATACACTGAACCGTGCAAGATTTACAGTAGCAGTGGAATCCTTTATCAAGACGG GGCGGGTTCCCTCACTACAACAAGGTAATATCCAAGAAAAGATATTTACTTTCCCATGGGTGGAGGATCGACCGGTGATGCTTG GAGCTAGATTTAAGGATGCATTCCAAGACCCCTGCACCTATCTGGCAGTAAAGCCTTTTTTCGAT AAAGAAAGATACATGGTGACTTACAGCCCTACCAAGGGTAAAGTCTATGCACTGCTCAAGGACCAGGCCAGCTCAGATGACATTCTCAAAGCTGCATTTCAT GCACATGTGCTTCTTCATTTTATGAATCAATCAAAAGGTGGTGCCTCAAAATCGGTTGAGCAACTAGATCCTCCTGCTTTTGCTCCAACGGAATATGAGCTGGAGTCTCGGATTGCTGAGTCGTGTGAAATTGTGTCTACCTCGTATGGAATCTTCAAAAGCAGTGCTGCGGAACAG GGATGGAGAATGTCAGAATCTCTGCTAAACCCTGGCCGGGCTAGGTTATGTCATATGAATGATGAGGAGGAGTAA
- the LOC106323523 gene encoding uncharacterized protein LOC106323523 has protein sequence MGPKLDELKAALAFCPLWSFEKRKWLGLQLLQAMGVYCLHHNSRIPFQSAIRVFDDEAMRSYPWGRTAYEVLIGSIKTLAPDGGSYTISGMKDALLIWAYESVTCFGESFWRVINNEDVPLLRWGGQRTRASFDKLLYAEIEKHGELRCCDGEWFSRTQLKRCFLFGRGNAKGKGNEKNRMKGGVSSEAEPPTKKQKKVKTRNESEADAVGKGSSEKEGSKELELENKATLTTIVNNSLSMASPVVQTLQKSVNSPALVAATPDKEFGPKKNLAKELEKESGARIVKGEEADEKKKAAHADAALKRKEKAEAKKKTTEDKKKGAAESKYKKVTPPRDGVTRCKVQPDVEDSSLADITDEVVAEQNEFAPESDVENSEVVRSAIIKDYREKNVRLTPKGLSMTAVSSSLLFPNVGHGITTCMRKNVTPSSAIYDPLAPVDLARLEKLMQHIKGIPPTPPAPADKPANQNVFFILRFRKFSQTPFERGKRNAETVLRHLFKWADECLVEEVEDINSLISGMNKDISEFRLSVARFEKEIEILKTTSEGKGEECMSQGRCLRNVFVCGVGMSLLCYYYYFV, from the exons ATGGGACCAAAGTTAGATGAACTGAAGGCAGCATTAGCGTTCTGTCCGCTTTGGAGTTTTGAAAAGCGCAAGTGGTTGGGGCTGCAACTTCTTCAAGCCATGGGAGTCTATTGTTTGCATCACAATTCAAGAATACCCTTTCAAAGTGCAATAAGGGTATTCGACGATGAAGCCATGAGGTCGTATCCATGGGGTCGGACTGCATACGAAGTTCTAATTGGCTCTATTAAAACGTTAGCTCCAGATGGAGGTTCATACACAATAAGCGGCATGAAGGACGCATTATTGATTTGGGCTTATGAATCTGTCACATGCTTCGGTGAGAGTTTTTGGAGAGTGATCAATAACGAAGACGTTCCACTTTTGCGATGGGGTGGACAGCGTACACGTGCAAGCTTTGATAAATTGTTGTATGCTGAAATCGAAAAGCATGGCGAGTTAAG GTGCTGTGATGGAGAATGGTTTTCAAGGACTCAATTGAAGAGATGTTTCCTATTTGGCCGG GGGAATGCAAAGGGGAAGGGGAATGAAAAGAATAGAATGAAGGGTGGAGTTTCGTCAGAAGCAGAGCCACCCACTAAGAAGCAAAAGAAAGTCAAGACACGGAATGAATCTGAAGCTGATGCAGTGGGAAAGGGTTCTAGCGAGAAGGAAGGTAGCAAAGAGTTGGAGTTGGAGAACAAAGCGACTCTAACGACCATTGTGA ATAACTCTTTATCGATGGCATCACCGGTGGTTCAAACGCTTCAGAAGTCTGTCAATAGTCCAGCTTTAGTAGCTGCGACTCCTGATAAGGAGTTTGGACCGAAAAAGAATTTGGCCAAGGAGCTTGAAAAGGAATCAGGG GCGCGTATTGTTAAGGGTGAGGAAGCCGATGAGAAGAAAAAAGCAGCGCATGCAGATGCTGCGTTAAAGAGGAAGGAGAAGGCTGAGGCTAAGAAAAAAACTACTGAGGATAAGAAAAAAGGGGCT GCTGAGTCAAAGTACAAAAAGGTGACTCCACCGCGTGACGGTGTAACAAGATGCAAGGTACAACCTGATGTAGAGGACAGTTCATTGGCTGATATAACTGACGAAGTTGTTGCAGAACAGAACGAATTCGCGCCGGAGTCTGATGTCGAGAATTCTGAAGTGGTTAGATCTGCCATAATTAAGGACTACCGGGAGAAAAATGTTCGGTTAACTCCAAAAGGGTTGTCGATGACGGCAGTTTCTTCATCATTACTTTTTCCGAACGTAGGACATGGAATAACGACGTGCATGAGGAAGAATGTTACTCCTTCATCAGCAATATATGACCCTCTAGCACCTGTTGATCTGGCGCGATTGGAAAAACTGATGCAACACATTAAGGGAATTCCACCCACACCACCAGCACCAGCAGATAAACCAGCA AATCAAAATGTCTTCTTCATCCTGCGTTTCAGAAAATTCTCACAGACTCCGTTTGAACGCGGAAAGAGGAACGCCGAAACAGTGTTG AGACATTTATTCAAATGGGCGGATGAGTGTTTGGTTGAAGAGGTTGAGGATATTAATTCACTGATAAGTGGCATGAACAAAGACATCTCGGAATTTAGACTTAGCGTTGCTCGGTTCGAGAAAGAGATTGAAATATTGAAAACGACATCTGAGGGAAAAGGAGAAGAATGTATGAGTCAGGGTCGGTGTTTGAGGAATGTGTTTGTTTGTGGGGTTGGAATGTCGTTACTTTGCTACTACTACTACTTTGTTTAG